The following proteins are co-located in the Streptococcus downei MFe28 genome:
- a CDS encoding polysaccharide deacetylase family protein, translating into MRKQFYLLCAAIICAIVLLGILIVQYEVIKKDLSKVAKSELAYGQRQGAVTLVRKGSTYVYYPSSDEGKLHGGVKKELDKLAKEAKGGDYRFIGLRYSDSNLNEVKHAQVYQHTYYKGLSSLKKGKAKDLASFFVTSEHERLDLPDFLSRTTDLKADLETRIGQDQSLNHKEVEKVLASLKKTKLSHLAFDYANNQVTFKLAGKTINLPLTALYNILNPSYLKGDDLEAYKSYKQGDGRLEKMSGHVVALTFDDGPNPDTTPQVLKILKKYKAKATFFVVGKSIAGNEQILKDELAAGHEIGNHTWDHPQLNKLTPSQASQEINQTSQALEGATGKAPILLRPPYGATNPTVRSLTDLYQVLWDVDTYDWKNRTTQSILNQVKSQVQDGSVILMHDIHQTTVDALPAVLDYLSSQGYEFVTVSKLYGYV; encoded by the coding sequence GTGAGAAAACAATTTTACCTTCTCTGTGCAGCTATTATTTGTGCCATAGTTCTGCTTGGTATTTTAATCGTTCAATATGAGGTCATCAAAAAGGATCTTTCAAAGGTGGCAAAAAGCGAGTTGGCCTATGGTCAAAGACAGGGTGCTGTGACTCTGGTTCGAAAGGGGTCGACCTATGTCTATTATCCCAGCAGTGACGAGGGCAAACTTCATGGTGGGGTAAAAAAGGAGCTAGACAAGCTGGCCAAGGAGGCCAAGGGCGGTGATTATCGCTTTATTGGCCTTCGCTATTCGGATTCCAATCTGAATGAGGTTAAACACGCTCAGGTCTATCAGCATACCTATTATAAGGGACTTTCTTCCTTGAAAAAGGGTAAGGCTAAGGACTTGGCAAGCTTCTTTGTGACCTCTGAGCATGAGAGACTAGATCTGCCAGATTTTCTATCACGAACAACAGATCTAAAGGCTGATTTAGAGACTCGAATTGGTCAAGATCAATCCCTCAACCATAAGGAAGTCGAGAAGGTTTTGGCCAGTCTCAAAAAGACTAAGTTATCCCATCTGGCTTTTGATTATGCTAATAACCAAGTGACTTTCAAGCTGGCCGGCAAGACCATTAATCTCCCCCTAACAGCCCTTTATAACATCCTGAACCCTAGTTATCTCAAGGGAGATGACTTAGAGGCCTATAAGAGCTATAAGCAGGGAGATGGGCGATTGGAGAAAATGTCCGGTCATGTGGTGGCTTTAACCTTTGACGATGGTCCCAATCCTGACACGACTCCTCAGGTTTTGAAAATTCTCAAGAAGTACAAGGCCAAGGCTACCTTCTTCGTTGTTGGAAAATCAATTGCTGGTAATGAGCAGATTCTCAAGGACGAATTGGCGGCTGGCCATGAAATTGGTAACCATACCTGGGATCACCCTCAGCTCAATAAGCTAACGCCTAGTCAGGCCAGTCAAGAGATTAATCAAACCAGTCAAGCCCTTGAAGGAGCCACGGGGAAGGCACCGATTTTGCTGCGCCCTCCATACGGGGCTACTAATCCAACCGTTCGTAGTCTGACAGACCTCTATCAGGTCCTCTGGGATGTGGATACCTACGACTGGAAGAACCGCACAACCCAGTCCATCCTCAATCAGGTCAAGTCGCAAGTCCAAGATGGAAGTGTCATTCTAATGCACGATATTCATCAGACAACGGTAGATGCCCTGCCTGCTGTCCTAGATTACCTGAGCTCCCAAGGTTATGAATTTGTCACCGTCAGCAAGCTTTATGGGTATGTGTAA
- a CDS encoding EbsA family protein: MIKIFGKVRYHWQPELSWSIMYWSITFIPIFIAMSMFREQVSVPWVGLTFIAIFMTFVGLGFHRYFIISEDNKLWIISFNIFRPLKVDIASIKRVEVTKSTLALIFTNGKSRLFYMRKWPKKYFLDDLALNSAFKGDVELLDHSESLDYFKLYQNDKKEKPSLRNHF; this comes from the coding sequence ATGATAAAAATATTTGGCAAAGTTAGATACCATTGGCAACCGGAATTGTCTTGGTCCATCATGTACTGGTCCATTACCTTTATTCCGATTTTTATTGCCATGTCTATGTTTCGTGAGCAAGTTTCGGTTCCTTGGGTGGGCTTAACCTTTATTGCAATCTTTATGACTTTTGTTGGCCTAGGTTTCCATCGTTATTTCATCATTAGCGAGGATAACAAGCTCTGGATTATTTCCTTCAATATTTTTAGGCCACTCAAGGTCGATATTGCTAGCATCAAGCGAGTTGAAGTCACCAAGTCTACCTTGGCCTTGATTTTCACCAACGGGAAATCACGTCTCTTTTATATGCGCAAGTGGCCCAAAAAGTATTTCTTGGATGACTTGGCCCTCAATTCGGCCTTTAAGGGAGACGTTGAACTCTTAGACCATTCAGAAAGCTTGGATTACTTTAAACTGTATCAAAACGACAAAAAAGAAAAGCCCTCACTTAGGAATCACTTCTGA
- the rpmI gene encoding 50S ribosomal protein L35, with product MPKQKTHRASAKRFKRTGKGGLKRFRAYTSHRFHGKTKKQRRHLRKAAMVHSGDFKRIKAMLSQMK from the coding sequence ATGCCAAAACAAAAAACTCACCGTGCATCAGCAAAACGTTTTAAACGTACAGGTAAGGGTGGATTGAAACGCTTCCGCGCTTATACTTCCCACCGTTTCCATGGTAAGACTAAAAAGCAACGTCGTCATCTTCGTAAAGCAGCTATGGTGCATTCTGGAGACTTCAAGCGTATTAAAGCTATGTTGTCACAAATGAAATAA
- the rplT gene encoding 50S ribosomal protein L20, with protein MARVKGGVVARKRRKRVLKLAKGYYGAKHILFRTAKEQVMNSYYYAYRDRRQRKRDFRKLWITRINAAARMNGLSYSQLMHGLKLAEIEVNRKMLADLAVNDAAAFTALADAAKAKLGK; from the coding sequence ATGGCTCGTGTTAAAGGTGGCGTTGTTGCACGCAAACGTCGTAAACGTGTACTTAAATTAGCTAAAGGTTACTATGGTGCTAAGCATATCTTGTTCCGTACTGCAAAAGAACAAGTGATGAACTCATACTACTATGCTTACCGTGACCGTCGTCAACGTAAGCGTGACTTCCGCAAATTGTGGATTACTCGTATCAATGCGGCAGCTCGTATGAATGGTTTGTCTTACTCACAATTGATGCATGGTTTGAAATTGGCAGAAATTGAAGTTAACCGTAAAATGTTGGCTGACTTGGCTGTCAATGATGCGGCAGCTTTCACAGCTCTTGCAGACGCAGCCAAGGCAAAACTTGGAAAGTAA
- a CDS encoding GBS Bsp-like repeat-containing protein: MRKKMYKVKKHWVIASAAALTVLGTSGLVAADEQSYPQTGASRELASVSTDPSVTATDTQDSPKSVENTSQPASTSTLDDSSQEGQNQLVDETSQSSQSEPAGSETISDWETDNQSASEVQSSQRDSEAQIQAPASTNQVDPSDEEDQLQVADQTINEGSRVLRASAGATVARATAAGQSSSEVTSASVSGKTLIIHYNRSIASNEALYFAVWTEENDQDDMVWYQANAQGAAYIDLSKHRFYGKYIIHTYSVINGQNIGRNATSIMVNPPKISSKIEATSNGDYKLTVGNVSSDITEVFVPVWSDKNDQDDMIWYHADKVNANTYSLTIKPANHHNDFDHYSVHIYGQSSITRGLIGLSATPGFERKETASSSKVAPQNKVRASLGANGIQLHLDTNEAADLSNIYFAVWSQVGDQDDIHWYPADGSLSALAPYSNHSGYGTYHIHTYANKNSKFVGINTTSIEVPSPSASAKISKQDDATYNVKIDKVSSYITSVLVPVWTQKNDQDDIVWYPASKQSDGSYSATIKLKDHNFESGKYLVHLYGYSSLEGGRLVGLGATDFTVTATVTPAVVWPSVADHNPAAGSLRVVLNETDTSKKAKSMDVAVWSEENQANIHWYSADVQNGKASVQVDEQYHGMISGSYTIHVYVNYQDGSRTGFNLGQYDLNKERANGYFIDVSSYNYNISVDSYRALKSRGITGVVVKLTEGNSYINPYAASQIANAKAAGLKVSAYHFARYKNADEARSEAAYFVNVAKSYGLDSSTAMVDDIEHSDVLSNVNSNTSVWTQTMKSLGYNNLLYYTMANWLDTRGGSFSTSQVGIENMWIAHYVKGYSEMSEDEAANYNYYNNAAAWQYTSVSKALGANVDQSIDYSGRLS; this comes from the coding sequence ATGCGAAAAAAAATGTACAAGGTCAAAAAGCACTGGGTCATTGCTAGTGCGGCCGCTTTAACAGTATTGGGGACCAGCGGTCTAGTAGCTGCTGATGAGCAGAGCTATCCGCAAACGGGGGCAAGTAGGGAGCTTGCCTCGGTTTCGACGGATCCATCGGTGACGGCGACTGATACGCAAGATTCGCCTAAGTCTGTAGAAAATACTAGTCAGCCTGCTTCGACAAGCACCCTTGATGACAGCAGCCAAGAAGGGCAAAACCAATTGGTTGATGAAACCAGCCAGTCCAGTCAGTCAGAACCAGCAGGTTCTGAAACCATCAGCGATTGGGAAACTGATAACCAATCAGCTTCGGAGGTCCAATCCAGTCAAAGAGATTCAGAAGCTCAGATACAAGCACCTGCCTCAACTAATCAAGTAGACCCTTCAGATGAGGAAGACCAGCTGCAAGTAGCAGATCAAACCATCAATGAAGGTTCAAGAGTTCTTCGAGCCAGTGCTGGGGCGACAGTTGCGCGCGCTACTGCAGCTGGTCAATCCAGCTCGGAAGTCACCAGCGCCTCTGTATCTGGCAAGACCTTGATCATCCATTACAACCGCTCCATTGCAAGCAATGAAGCCCTTTATTTTGCGGTTTGGACTGAGGAAAATGACCAAGATGATATGGTTTGGTATCAGGCCAATGCTCAAGGTGCTGCCTACATTGATTTATCTAAGCACCGTTTTTATGGAAAATATATTATTCATACTTATTCCGTCATTAATGGTCAAAATATTGGTCGCAATGCCACCAGCATTATGGTTAACCCACCAAAGATTTCCAGCAAAATTGAAGCGACCTCAAATGGCGATTACAAGCTGACTGTTGGCAATGTTTCTAGCGATATAACGGAAGTTTTTGTGCCAGTCTGGTCGGATAAAAACGACCAGGATGACATGATTTGGTACCATGCGGACAAGGTGAATGCCAATACCTATTCACTGACCATTAAGCCAGCTAATCACCACAATGATTTTGACCACTACAGCGTTCATATCTATGGCCAAAGTTCGATTACGAGAGGTCTGATTGGCCTGAGTGCAACACCTGGCTTTGAGCGCAAGGAAACGGCTTCTAGCAGCAAGGTTGCTCCCCAAAATAAGGTCAGGGCAAGTCTAGGTGCCAATGGCATTCAACTTCATTTAGATACAAATGAAGCCGCTGACCTCTCTAATATTTACTTTGCAGTTTGGTCCCAGGTTGGTGATCAAGATGACATCCACTGGTATCCTGCTGATGGGTCACTTTCAGCCTTGGCGCCTTACAGCAATCACTCAGGCTACGGAACCTATCATATTCATACCTATGCCAATAAAAATAGCAAGTTTGTAGGAATCAATACCACCAGCATAGAGGTTCCGTCACCGAGCGCTTCAGCTAAAATTAGCAAGCAAGACGATGCCACTTATAATGTCAAGATTGACAAGGTTTCAAGTTATATCACCTCGGTCCTAGTTCCTGTCTGGACACAAAAAAATGACCAAGATGATATCGTTTGGTACCCTGCAAGTAAGCAGAGCGATGGCAGTTATAGCGCCACCATCAAGTTGAAAGATCATAACTTTGAATCTGGAAAATACCTGGTCCATCTCTACGGTTATTCTAGTTTAGAAGGGGGACGTTTGGTTGGCCTAGGAGCGACTGATTTCACCGTAACGGCTACCGTCACGCCTGCTGTGGTTTGGCCGAGCGTAGCGGATCATAATCCTGCTGCTGGTAGTCTCCGAGTTGTCCTCAACGAGACCGATACTTCCAAAAAGGCCAAGAGTATGGATGTAGCTGTCTGGTCAGAAGAAAATCAGGCTAATATTCATTGGTATAGTGCGGATGTGCAAAATGGTAAGGCTAGCGTTCAAGTTGATGAGCAGTACCATGGCATGATTTCTGGTAGCTACACTATCCATGTCTATGTCAACTATCAAGATGGTAGCCGGACTGGCTTTAACCTAGGTCAATACGACTTAAATAAGGAAAGAGCCAATGGCTACTTCATTGATGTCAGCAGCTATAACTACAATATTTCTGTAGATAGTTACCGTGCGCTCAAATCGCGTGGGATTACAGGGGTTGTCGTAAAATTGACCGAAGGAAATTCCTACATCAATCCTTATGCAGCTAGCCAAATTGCCAATGCTAAGGCTGCTGGACTCAAGGTCTCTGCCTACCATTTTGCTCGTTATAAAAATGCTGACGAGGCCAGAAGCGAAGCCGCTTACTTTGTCAATGTTGCCAAGTCCTATGGCTTGGACTCCAGCACAGCCATGGTAGATGACATTGAGCACAGCGATGTCTTGAGCAATGTCAACAGCAATACCTCGGTCTGGACCCAGACCATGAAGAGTCTAGGCTACAATAATCTGCTCTACTACACCATGGCCAACTGGTTGGACACCCGAGGCGGAAGTTTCTCAACCAGCCAGGTTGGTATAGAAAATATGTGGATTGCCCATTATGTCAAGGGTTATAGTGAAATGTCTGAAGACGAAGCGGCCAACTATAATTATTATAATAATGCTGCCGCTTGGCAGTACACCAGCGTTTCGAAAGCCCTAGGCGCTAATGTCGACCAAAGTATTGACTACAGCGGTCGCCTGTCTTAA
- the pheA gene encoding prephenate dehydratase yields MKIAYLGPSGSFTHNAALKAFPEQELVPYANITDVIKAYENAQVDFALIPVENSIEGSVHETLDYLFHQADICAVAEIVQPIQQQLMVCQADRKIEKIFSHPQALAQGKAYIRQHYPQAQIEVTASTAYAARHVAEHPDQPYAAIAPSVAALEYGLKIIAQDIQEIDENYTRFWVLGEKAPKLTLPVQSSKISLALTLPDNLPGALYKAMSVFAWRGIDMTKIESRPLKTVLGEYFFIIDLDNQESELVDFALEELKTLGINYKILGEYKVYPI; encoded by the coding sequence ATGAAGATTGCCTACTTAGGCCCCAGCGGCTCTTTCACTCATAATGCGGCCCTTAAGGCTTTTCCCGAGCAAGAATTGGTGCCCTATGCTAATATTACTGATGTTATTAAGGCCTATGAAAATGCTCAGGTTGATTTTGCCCTTATTCCGGTGGAAAATTCCATAGAGGGATCGGTTCATGAGACCCTGGACTATCTTTTTCACCAGGCAGATATCTGCGCTGTGGCGGAGATTGTCCAGCCCATTCAACAACAGTTGATGGTCTGTCAGGCAGATAGAAAAATTGAAAAAATTTTTTCTCATCCCCAAGCTCTAGCCCAAGGTAAGGCTTATATTCGTCAGCACTACCCTCAGGCTCAAATTGAGGTAACGGCGAGTACCGCTTATGCAGCTCGCCATGTGGCTGAGCATCCTGACCAACCCTATGCCGCCATTGCTCCCAGTGTGGCAGCTCTGGAATATGGCTTGAAGATTATTGCCCAGGATATTCAAGAAATTGATGAAAACTATACCCGTTTCTGGGTTCTGGGGGAAAAAGCTCCCAAGTTGACCTTGCCAGTGCAGTCTAGCAAGATTTCCTTGGCCCTGACCCTACCCGACAATCTTCCTGGTGCCCTCTACAAGGCCATGTCGGTCTTCGCCTGGCGTGGGATTGACATGACCAAGATTGAGAGTCGCCCCCTGAAGACGGTTCTGGGTGAGTATTTCTTCATTATTGATTTGGACAACCAGGAAAGTGAGCTGGTTGACTTTGCCCTGGAGGAACTCAAGACTTTGGGGATTAATTATAAAATTCTAGGAGAGTACAAGGTCTATCCGATTTGA
- a CDS encoding shikimate kinase → MAKILIGFMGSGKSTIARLLDENFVDMDSLITQKIGMPIADFFATKGEEAFRAIEAQTLAELADSDQVIATGGGVVTSPANREILATNPETIYLKADFDTLYDRIAKDETNVRPLFVNNSKEDFQAIFDGRQRFYEDAANIVIDVTNKTPEEIVEEIG, encoded by the coding sequence ATGGCTAAGATCTTAATTGGCTTTATGGGCTCTGGTAAGTCCACCATTGCTCGCCTCCTTGATGAGAATTTTGTTGATATGGATAGCCTGATTACGCAAAAGATTGGGATGCCGATTGCAGATTTCTTTGCGACTAAGGGAGAGGAGGCCTTTCGCGCAATCGAGGCCCAGACCCTGGCAGAACTGGCTGATAGCGACCAAGTTATCGCCACAGGAGGCGGAGTAGTTACCAGTCCAGCCAATCGGGAGATTTTGGCTACTAATCCTGAAACCATTTATTTAAAAGCAGACTTTGACACCCTCTATGACCGGATAGCCAAGGATGAGACCAATGTTCGTCCCCTCTTTGTTAACAATAGCAAGGAGGACTTCCAGGCTATCTTTGATGGACGGCAGAGATTTTACGAAGATGCTGCTAATATCGTTATTGATGTCACCAACAAAACACCAGAAGAAATCGTTGAGGAAATCGGATGA
- the cmk gene encoding (d)CMP kinase, with amino-acid sequence MKTIRIAIDGPASSGKSTVAKILAKKLGYTYLDTGAMYRCATYLALQNGLDASQVDTLLTLIEENPINFGKAADGSQIVSLAGQDVTLAIRQNDVTNNVSAISAIPEVREKLVDEQRRIAADSGIIMDGRDIGTVVLPDAELKIFLVASVEERAERRFKENQEKGITSDFETLKQEIADRDYKDSHRKFSPLKAADDAITLDTTGVSIQGVVDFILEKAKKIIDRG; translated from the coding sequence ATGAAAACAATTAGAATTGCGATTGACGGACCAGCTTCTAGCGGTAAGAGTACGGTAGCCAAGATTTTGGCAAAGAAGCTGGGCTACACCTATTTGGATACTGGGGCTATGTACCGCTGTGCCACCTATTTGGCTCTTCAAAATGGTTTAGATGCCAGTCAGGTCGATACCCTCTTGACCTTGATTGAAGAAAATCCCATCAACTTTGGCAAGGCCGCTGACGGTAGTCAAATAGTCAGCCTGGCTGGTCAAGATGTTACCCTTGCCATTCGGCAAAATGATGTCACCAACAATGTTTCGGCTATCTCAGCTATCCCGGAGGTGCGAGAAAAGCTGGTTGATGAACAGAGACGAATTGCTGCTGATAGTGGTATTATCATGGATGGCCGGGATATTGGAACCGTTGTCCTCCCTGATGCGGAACTTAAGATTTTCTTGGTGGCTTCTGTCGAAGAGAGAGCCGAGCGTCGCTTCAAGGAAAACCAAGAAAAAGGAATTACTAGCGACTTTGAGACCCTCAAGCAGGAAATTGCGGATCGGGATTACAAAGATAGCCATCGTAAGTTTTCTCCCCTTAAGGCAGCGGATGATGCCATCACCCTTGATACAACTGGAGTTTCGATTCAGGGTGTGGTTGACTTCATTTTAGAAAAAGCGAAGAAAATTATTGACAGAGGCTAG
- the aroA gene encoding 3-phosphoshikimate 1-carboxyvinyltransferase: protein MKLITNVQQLQGNLRVPGDKSISHRSIMFGSLAQGQTLIRDILRGEDVLSTMQAFRDMGVNIEDDGDVIRIEGVGFQGLRPPQKPLNIGNSGTSIRLISGVLAGQDFSVQMYGDDSLSKRPMDRISIPLRQMGVEIAGRSEKDLPPLNIHGSRSLKPIHYHLPIASAQVKSALIFAALQANGESIIIEKEKTRNHTEDMIEQFGGHLEISGKEIHVQGGQILTGQEVVVPGDISSAAFWLVAGLIMPDSKIILENVGINETRTGILDVIKAMGGKISLSQIDEGAKSATITVESSELHGTRIAGDIIPRLIDELPIIALLATQAQGQTVIADAEELKVKETDRIQVVADALNSMGADIEPTADGMIIQGKTALHGAKVNTLGDHRIGMMVAIAALLVKEGEVDLERAEAINTSYPSFFEDMKGLING from the coding sequence ATGAAACTAATCACCAATGTTCAACAGCTTCAAGGGAACTTAAGAGTTCCTGGGGATAAATCCATCAGTCATCGTTCTATCATGTTTGGTAGTCTGGCTCAAGGTCAAACTCTTATTCGTGATATTTTGCGAGGAGAGGATGTTCTCTCAACCATGCAGGCCTTTCGAGATATGGGGGTTAACATTGAGGATGATGGGGACGTCATTCGGATTGAGGGTGTCGGCTTCCAAGGCCTCCGTCCTCCCCAAAAGCCTCTCAACATTGGAAATTCAGGGACTTCCATTCGGCTGATTTCTGGTGTCCTAGCGGGTCAAGATTTTTCTGTTCAGATGTATGGTGATGATAGTCTGTCCAAGCGTCCCATGGATCGGATTTCTATCCCTCTTCGTCAGATGGGGGTTGAGATTGCTGGTCGCAGTGAAAAAGATCTTCCTCCTTTAAATATCCATGGCAGTCGGTCCCTCAAACCTATTCATTATCACTTGCCTATAGCCTCAGCCCAGGTTAAGTCTGCTCTGATTTTTGCGGCTCTGCAGGCCAATGGCGAGTCGATCATTATCGAAAAGGAGAAGACCCGTAACCATACCGAGGATATGATTGAGCAGTTTGGTGGTCACTTGGAAATTTCTGGCAAGGAAATCCATGTTCAAGGAGGTCAAATCCTGACAGGACAAGAAGTTGTTGTTCCAGGTGATATTTCTAGTGCTGCCTTCTGGTTGGTAGCAGGCTTGATTATGCCTGATTCTAAGATTATTTTAGAAAATGTTGGCATCAATGAGACCCGAACAGGTATTCTGGATGTCATCAAGGCCATGGGTGGAAAAATCAGCCTCAGTCAGATTGATGAGGGGGCAAAGTCTGCAACCATTACTGTTGAAAGCTCAGAGCTTCACGGAACTAGAATTGCTGGGGATATTATCCCTCGCTTAATTGATGAACTTCCCATCATTGCTCTTTTGGCGACTCAAGCGCAAGGGCAGACCGTAATTGCGGATGCCGAAGAGCTCAAGGTCAAGGAAACCGACCGAATTCAGGTGGTTGCAGATGCCCTCAATAGCATGGGAGCTGATATTGAGCCAACAGCCGACGGCATGATTATTCAAGGCAAGACCGCCCTGCATGGGGCTAAGGTCAATACGCTTGGTGACCACCGCATCGGCATGATGGTGGCTATCGCTGCCCTATTGGTCAAGGAAGGTGAAGTAGACTTGGAACGTGCAGAGGCAATCAATACTAGCTACCCAAGCTTCTTTGAGGATATGAAAGGATTAATCAATGGCTAA
- a CDS encoding ferredoxin → MKVSIIPEKCIACGLCQTYSDAFDYHDDGIVKFSNSDQLRQILPDSPANRLAVKSCPTKALRSDS, encoded by the coding sequence ATGAAAGTCTCTATTATTCCAGAAAAATGTATTGCTTGCGGTCTCTGCCAGACTTATTCTGATGCCTTTGATTATCACGATGATGGCATTGTCAAATTTTCAAACAGTGACCAGCTTAGACAAATTCTTCCAGATAGCCCAGCTAATCGCTTAGCTGTTAAATCTTGTCCAACGAAAGCCCTCAGAAGTGATTCCTAA
- a CDS encoding SAG1386/EF1546 family surface-associated protein translates to MIIGRRHSATSRSKAGQSRGSFVSTPVLTILLSVFFVVVVTILFFVFYTSNGGSNETKATSSFYGASKSSAKQESSSSQEASTSSESDSEATSDSSSTDESSSSSADGDTITVQQGEGEAAIAARAGISVEKLRELNPDHMTQGYWYANPGDEVHIN, encoded by the coding sequence ATTATCATTGGTAGACGTCATTCAGCGACCAGTCGCTCCAAGGCTGGTCAAAGTCGTGGCTCTTTTGTCAGCACCCCGGTTCTGACTATTTTACTAAGCGTCTTCTTTGTGGTTGTGGTTACCATTCTCTTTTTCGTCTTCTACACCTCTAACGGTGGAAGTAATGAAACCAAGGCAACCTCAAGCTTCTACGGAGCCTCTAAGTCCAGCGCTAAGCAAGAGTCAAGTAGTAGCCAGGAAGCTTCTACAAGCTCTGAATCTGACTCGGAGGCCACTTCTGACTCTTCATCAACTGACGAGTCTTCTTCATCCTCTGCTGATGGCGATACGATTACCGTTCAACAAGGTGAAGGGGAAGCAGCCATTGCTGCCCGAGCTGGTATTTCTGTTGAAAAACTCAGGGAGCTTAACCCTGATCACATGACCCAAGGTTACTGGTACGCTAACCCAGGTGACGAGGTTCACATTAACTAA
- the infC gene encoding translation initiation factor IF-3 — MKIIAKKDLFINDEIRVREVRLVGLEGEQLGIKPLSEAQAVADDANVDLVLIQPQATPPVAKIMDYGKFKFEYQKKQKEQRKKQSTVTVKEIRLSPVIDKGDFETKLRNGRKFLQKGNKVKVSIRFRGRMITHKDIGAQVLADFAEATQDIAIIEQRAKMDGRQMFMQLAPIPDKKK, encoded by the coding sequence GTGAAAATCATCGCAAAAAAAGATTTATTCATAAATGATGAAATTCGCGTTCGGGAAGTTCGTCTTGTGGGGCTTGAGGGAGAACAACTGGGCATTAAGCCTCTGTCTGAAGCTCAGGCAGTAGCAGATGATGCCAATGTTGACCTAGTCTTGATCCAACCGCAAGCGACCCCACCAGTTGCTAAGATTATGGACTATGGAAAGTTCAAGTTTGAGTATCAAAAGAAACAAAAGGAACAGCGCAAAAAGCAAAGCACTGTAACGGTTAAGGAGATTCGTCTCAGTCCTGTTATTGATAAGGGCGACTTTGAGACCAAACTTCGCAATGGCCGTAAGTTCTTGCAAAAGGGCAATAAGGTCAAGGTTTCTATCCGTTTTCGTGGACGGATGATTACTCACAAGGATATTGGAGCCCAAGTCTTGGCGGACTTCGCTGAAGCGACTCAGGATATCGCTATCATCGAGCAACGTGCTAAGATGGATGGCCGTCAAATGTTTATGCAGTTGGCACCAATCCCTGACAAGAAAAAATAG